A genomic stretch from Paraburkholderia dioscoreae includes:
- a CDS encoding alpha/beta fold hydrolase, with protein sequence MNRLSSAVTAIQSHYDVVVVGSGYGGAIAACRMARAGRRVCVLERGREFMAGEFPRTPFQGAAQVQYNTAVAHIGSPLALLEVHVNEDVNAVVGCGLGGTSLINANVALEADPRLWDDARWPAALRADKAARDKGYALARAMLQPSPVPEDYPALPKLQALEKSARALGMEDRFTRPDITVTFEDRVNAAGVEQKACVGCGDCNSGCNYDAKNSTHMNYLPDAVAHGAQIFTGTAVHSVRRDAATRKWIVGYQLVSLGRESYGAPDLFVSADIVIVSAGTIGSTALLLRSRNQGLSVSGMLGRHFTGNGDVLAFAYNTEPVINGVGWGSHEPGDIPPVGPTITGLIDHRNMANVRDGYVIEEGSLAGPVGAALVGLLGAAAPLEGVDVAPRSLPEQIAYDARVSESFLRGPYHGALNHTQSYLVMAHDDENGQIDVDDKGQPRIVWENAGKQPIFQVVEEALKQATVPIGGKYLRNPISTDIVGNRTVTVHPLGGCGMGEDAEHGVVDHMGRVFSGATGTAVHDGLYVMDGAVMPMSLGVNPLLTISALAERNCELLLATHPVTADSADGAAAAPSLPPAPTPELASSSLTPSSPQKIGLQFTETMIGTYTPVAAGEVGAIPIEFTLTVESEDLADMISNPQHLARTAGTLTCPALSSQPMTISNGTFNLFVVDESDVDERNMNYHMTLNSTEGKTYYLSGQKIITRTSPINLWEQTNTLYAEIRESAQADAPLLGKATLIITPENFLKQQRTLEVTHAPDLKTRLEWTLKFGKFFAGVLFTEYGGVAAPLQYYDPKAEPRLKRALRAPAPQVVFFDTPDGTTLRLTRYLDPALKAARPVLLIHGSGVSSRIYSTDLIATNMVEYLCASGYDVWLVDLRVSIEMPSVLVPTNVDKVAREDIPAAVARIRELTGAPEIQALGHCMGGLALSMSLLYGLEGVRSAVISQVSAHPVPGTLQKIKAGLHIPDIMQHLGVRDLTAYTEHESWPQNLLDEALRFYPLDHDEGCGNPVCHRATFLYGLLYEHEKLNETLHANLQELLGVHDVSVFKHLAAMVRAGKVVDAAGEDVYLAGADGMKGLEGMRRPIGFIHGERNETYLPESTLRTYDLLTGHFPEQPYERHIIPGYGHIDCIFGKHAAVDVYPVIAKYLDAH encoded by the coding sequence ATGAACCGCTTATCGAGCGCCGTGACCGCAATTCAATCGCATTACGACGTGGTCGTGGTGGGTTCCGGCTACGGCGGCGCGATTGCCGCGTGCCGCATGGCGCGCGCCGGGCGCCGCGTATGCGTGCTCGAACGCGGGCGCGAATTCATGGCCGGCGAATTTCCCCGTACGCCGTTTCAGGGCGCCGCACAGGTGCAATACAACACGGCGGTGGCCCATATCGGCTCGCCGCTGGCATTGCTCGAAGTGCACGTGAACGAAGACGTGAACGCGGTAGTCGGCTGCGGTCTGGGCGGCACCTCGCTGATCAACGCGAACGTCGCGCTCGAAGCCGACCCGCGCCTGTGGGACGACGCACGCTGGCCGGCCGCGTTGCGTGCCGACAAGGCCGCGCGCGACAAAGGCTATGCGCTTGCCCGTGCGATGCTGCAACCGTCGCCGGTGCCGGAGGATTATCCGGCCTTGCCGAAACTGCAGGCGCTCGAAAAGTCGGCGCGGGCGCTCGGCATGGAAGACCGCTTCACGCGCCCGGATATCACCGTCACTTTCGAGGACCGCGTGAACGCCGCGGGCGTCGAGCAGAAGGCTTGCGTCGGCTGCGGCGACTGCAATTCGGGTTGCAATTACGACGCGAAGAATTCGACTCACATGAACTATCTGCCCGACGCCGTGGCCCACGGCGCGCAGATTTTCACCGGAACCGCCGTCCATTCGGTCCGGCGCGACGCGGCCACGCGGAAATGGATCGTGGGCTACCAGTTGGTGAGCCTTGGCCGCGAAAGCTATGGCGCGCCCGATCTGTTCGTGAGCGCCGATATCGTGATCGTGTCGGCCGGCACGATCGGCTCGACCGCACTGCTGCTGCGCTCGCGCAATCAGGGGTTGAGCGTCTCCGGCATGCTCGGCAGGCATTTCACCGGCAATGGCGACGTGCTCGCCTTTGCGTACAACACCGAGCCCGTGATCAACGGCGTTGGCTGGGGTTCGCACGAGCCGGGTGATATCCCGCCGGTCGGGCCGACCATTACCGGCCTCATCGATCATCGCAATATGGCCAACGTAAGGGACGGCTATGTGATCGAGGAAGGCTCGCTGGCCGGTCCGGTGGGCGCGGCGCTCGTCGGCCTGCTCGGCGCCGCCGCGCCGCTCGAAGGCGTGGATGTCGCGCCGCGTTCGTTGCCGGAACAGATCGCTTACGACGCCCGGGTGTCCGAGAGCTTTCTGCGCGGCCCCTATCACGGCGCGCTCAATCACACGCAAAGCTACCTCGTCATGGCGCATGACGACGAAAACGGCCAGATCGACGTGGACGACAAAGGCCAGCCGCGCATCGTGTGGGAAAACGCGGGCAAGCAGCCGATCTTTCAGGTGGTCGAGGAGGCGCTCAAGCAGGCCACCGTGCCGATCGGCGGCAAATACCTGCGCAATCCGATCTCCACCGACATTGTCGGCAACCGCACCGTCACCGTGCATCCGCTCGGCGGCTGCGGCATGGGCGAGGACGCGGAGCACGGCGTAGTCGACCACATGGGCCGCGTGTTCAGCGGCGCCACGGGCACTGCGGTGCACGACGGTCTGTACGTGATGGACGGCGCCGTCATGCCAATGTCGCTCGGCGTCAATCCGCTCCTCACCATTTCCGCGCTGGCCGAACGCAATTGCGAGCTGCTGCTGGCCACGCATCCCGTGACCGCCGACTCGGCCGACGGCGCGGCCGCCGCGCCGAGCTTGCCGCCTGCGCCGACGCCGGAGCTCGCGTCGTCGTCGTTGACGCCGTCCTCGCCGCAGAAGATCGGTCTGCAGTTCACCGAAACGATGATCGGCACCTACACGCCGGTCGCGGCGGGCGAGGTCGGCGCGATTCCGATCGAGTTCACGCTGACGGTCGAATCGGAAGATCTCGCCGATATGATCAGCAATCCGCAACATCTGGCACGAACCGCCGGCACGCTGACCTGCCCCGCGCTCTCCTCGCAGCCTATGACGATCTCCAACGGCACCTTCAATCTGTTCGTGGTCGATGAGTCCGACGTGGACGAGCGCAACATGAATTACCACATGACGCTCAATTCGACCGAAGGCAAGACGTACTATCTGAGCGGGCAAAAGATCATCACGCGCACCTCGCCGATCAATTTGTGGGAGCAGACCAACACGCTTTACGCGGAGATTCGCGAATCGGCGCAAGCCGATGCACCGCTGCTCGGCAAGGCGACGCTCATCATCACGCCCGAGAATTTCCTCAAGCAGCAACGCACGCTCGAAGTCACCCATGCGCCCGATCTAAAGACCCGCCTCGAGTGGACCCTGAAATTCGGCAAGTTTTTCGCGGGCGTGCTGTTCACCGAATATGGCGGCGTGGCCGCGCCCTTGCAGTACTACGACCCGAAGGCCGAGCCGCGTCTGAAGCGCGCGCTGCGCGCGCCGGCGCCGCAGGTGGTCTTCTTCGACACGCCCGATGGCACGACGCTGAGGCTCACACGCTACCTCGATCCCGCGCTCAAAGCCGCGCGCCCGGTGCTGCTGATTCACGGCTCCGGCGTATCGAGCCGCATCTACTCCACCGACCTGATCGCGACCAACATGGTCGAATATCTTTGCGCATCAGGCTACGACGTGTGGCTCGTCGATCTGCGCGTCAGCATCGAAATGCCGAGCGTGCTCGTGCCGACCAACGTCGACAAGGTCGCGCGCGAGGACATTCCGGCCGCGGTCGCCAGAATCCGCGAACTGACCGGTGCGCCGGAAATTCAGGCGCTGGGGCACTGCATGGGTGGCCTGGCGTTGAGCATGTCGTTGCTGTACGGACTTGAAGGCGTGCGCTCGGCGGTCATCTCGCAGGTGTCGGCGCACCCCGTGCCGGGTACGTTGCAGAAGATCAAGGCCGGCCTGCATATTCCCGACATCATGCAGCATCTCGGCGTGCGCGACCTGACCGCCTATACCGAACACGAGTCGTGGCCGCAAAACCTGCTCGATGAAGCGCTCAGGTTCTACCCGCTCGATCACGACGAGGGTTGCGGCAATCCGGTCTGCCACCGCGCAACGTTCCTGTACGGCCTGCTCTACGAACATGAAAAACTCAACGAGACGCTTCATGCGAACCTGCAGGAATTGCTCGGCGTGCACGACGTTTCGGTATTCAAGCATCTCGCCGCGATGGTGCGAGCCGGTAAAGTGGTCGATGCAGCCGGCGAGGACGTCTATCTGGCCGGAGCGGACGGCATGAAGGGGCTGGAAGGCATGCGCCGGCCAATCGGCTTCATTCACGGGGAAAGGAACGAAACCTATCTGCCGGAAAGCACGCTACGCACTTACGATCTGTTAACCGGGCATTTCCCCGAGCAGCCCTACGAGCGGCACATCATTCCCGGCTATGGACACATCGACTGTATCTTCGGCAAACACGCCGCCGTGGATGTCTATCCGGTGATCGCGAAGTATCTGGACGCGCATTGA
- a CDS encoding ATP-binding response regulator produces the protein MRADPIQRAIDEDLVRVLYAQDPIAFFSHWFSIAVLVAIYWPNIPSPPLFIACFGFYAAANCGSLALWICNRRYPELVSPRGWIYLHALRGVLLYSAPGIAVWFAFQSPQTDLPLLHTVMLVTLAAGVFMSNGFDLLNFSTAIPFLLFPSIVMHFGTHTFDRTILAIVLAFFFCAINVYALSYRKLFQQVVQARVDQQYLAESLAAQKQVAEEASLAKTRFFAAASHDLRQPLHAIGLLAASLNDAAATPAQHAKTAEHIVYNVEALNQLFNQVLDLARLESGVTQVIRLHFRLSELFERVGSQYRPQAAAKGLALRIAPTTMVVHDDPVLLERVLSNLLSNAVRYTEEGAIWLGVRRAGRPAGGYIEVRDSGIGIPVEEQERIFEEFYQVANPQRDARQGHGLGLPTVKRLVEMLGGKLQLRSAPGRGSAFRFPVQAGDAGGIVASLNEAVAGGPSAQGRCVLCIDDDPSILEGLVSLLGRWGCSVLGARDEADALAALEGGFVPDAVLCDYQLANHRTGAQALTAVRNALAHAGHDNVVTLLITGDMASAELAALALQGIPVLHKPVTPARLRRTLEMLWQQAELDKGRAAAAPELRADPTGKEVGGWPASGAMQAAASVPQGGAGMGSQSQSQSTRYESAPSQSEPQK, from the coding sequence ATGCGGGCTGACCCGATCCAGCGTGCCATCGACGAAGACCTGGTGCGCGTGCTGTACGCACAAGATCCGATCGCTTTCTTTTCGCACTGGTTTTCGATCGCGGTGCTGGTGGCGATTTATTGGCCGAACATACCGTCGCCGCCGCTGTTTATCGCCTGCTTCGGTTTTTATGCCGCAGCCAATTGCGGCAGTCTCGCGCTGTGGATCTGCAATCGCCGCTATCCCGAGCTCGTCTCGCCGCGCGGCTGGATCTATCTGCATGCGCTGCGCGGCGTGCTGCTCTACAGCGCGCCGGGCATCGCGGTGTGGTTCGCGTTCCAGAGCCCGCAAACCGATTTGCCGCTGCTGCATACGGTCATGCTCGTGACGCTGGCCGCGGGCGTGTTCATGTCGAATGGCTTCGACCTGCTGAATTTTTCGACCGCGATTCCGTTTCTGCTGTTTCCCTCGATCGTCATGCATTTCGGCACGCATACGTTCGACCGCACGATTCTCGCTATCGTCCTCGCGTTTTTCTTCTGCGCGATCAACGTCTATGCGTTGAGTTACCGCAAGCTGTTCCAGCAGGTCGTGCAGGCGCGCGTCGACCAGCAGTATCTGGCGGAGTCGCTGGCCGCGCAGAAACAGGTGGCCGAAGAAGCAAGCCTCGCCAAAACGCGCTTTTTCGCCGCCGCCAGTCACGATCTGCGCCAGCCGCTGCATGCCATCGGCCTGCTCGCGGCCTCGCTCAACGACGCGGCGGCGACGCCCGCGCAGCACGCGAAGACCGCCGAGCACATTGTCTACAACGTCGAGGCGCTGAACCAGCTGTTCAATCAGGTGCTCGATCTGGCGCGGCTCGAAAGCGGCGTGACGCAGGTGATCCGGCTGCATTTCCGGCTGTCCGAACTGTTCGAACGGGTCGGCAGCCAGTACCGCCCGCAGGCGGCCGCTAAAGGCCTGGCGCTGCGCATCGCGCCGACCACGATGGTCGTGCACGACGATCCCGTGCTGCTCGAACGGGTACTGAGCAATCTGCTTTCGAACGCGGTGCGTTACACCGAAGAAGGCGCGATCTGGCTGGGCGTGCGCCGCGCGGGGCGGCCGGCGGGCGGCTATATCGAGGTGCGCGACTCGGGCATCGGCATTCCCGTCGAGGAGCAGGAGCGCATCTTCGAGGAGTTCTATCAGGTCGCCAATCCGCAACGCGACGCGCGCCAGGGTCACGGTCTGGGCTTACCGACGGTGAAGCGGCTCGTCGAGATGCTCGGCGGCAAGCTGCAACTGCGCTCGGCGCCGGGGCGGGGTTCGGCGTTTCGCTTCCCGGTGCAGGCGGGCGATGCGGGCGGTATCGTCGCGAGCCTGAACGAAGCCGTGGCGGGCGGTCCCTCGGCGCAAGGGCGGTGCGTGCTGTGCATCGACGACGATCCGTCGATTCTCGAAGGCCTCGTCAGTCTGCTGGGCCGTTGGGGTTGCAGCGTGCTCGGCGCGCGCGACGAGGCCGACGCGCTCGCGGCGCTCGAAGGCGGCTTCGTGCCCGATGCCGTGCTGTGCGATTACCAGTTGGCGAATCACCGCACCGGCGCGCAGGCGTTGACGGCGGTGCGCAACGCGCTCGCGCATGCGGGGCACGACAACGTGGTGACGCTGCTCATCACGGGCGACATGGCGTCGGCGGAACTGGCGGCGCTCGCCTTGCAGGGGATTCCGGTACTTCACAAGCCGGTCACGCCGGCGCGCCTGCGGCGCACGCTGGAGATGCTGTGGCAGCAGGCCGAACTGGACAAGGGGCGGGCGGCGGCCGCGCCGGAACTGCGCGCGGACCCGACGGGAAAAGAGGTGGGCGGCTGGCCGGCGAGTGGCGCGATGCAGGCTGCCGCGAGCGTGCCGCAAGGTGGAGCGGGAATGGGATCGCAGAGCCAGTCCCAGAGCACTCGGTACGAAAGCGCGCCGTCGCAAAGCGAACCGCAAAAGTAG
- a CDS encoding response regulator transcription factor — MKFLVADDHELIREGVKGMLRGLDPDAQFDEADNWETLATLARPDADHDLAIVDLHMPGMSGASSLEVLLKANPALPLVVLSAEESPDEMRAVLAAGALGFVPKRQPASVMLKAIELVLSGGAYVPMEALSLLGTRDAQAEAGANPSLQGMVAGGAQAPSQAGAALTEPIAQIQALQPHQQHLLENLSPRQQDIMRLVHRGWTNKMIARELGVAEGTVKVHLSVIFRALGVHNRSTAIAVINGWLEAGKTL, encoded by the coding sequence ATGAAGTTTCTCGTAGCCGACGACCATGAACTGATCCGCGAAGGCGTCAAGGGCATGCTGCGCGGACTCGATCCCGACGCCCAATTCGACGAAGCCGACAACTGGGAAACGCTCGCGACCCTCGCGCGTCCCGACGCCGATCACGATCTTGCCATCGTCGATCTGCATATGCCCGGCATGAGCGGCGCCTCGTCGCTCGAAGTGCTGCTGAAGGCGAACCCCGCGCTGCCGCTCGTCGTCCTCTCAGCGGAAGAATCGCCCGACGAAATGCGCGCGGTGCTGGCCGCCGGCGCACTCGGCTTCGTGCCGAAGCGGCAGCCCGCCAGCGTCATGCTCAAGGCGATCGAACTGGTGCTCTCAGGCGGCGCCTACGTGCCGATGGAAGCCCTCAGCCTGCTAGGCACGCGTGACGCGCAGGCCGAAGCGGGCGCCAATCCGTCGCTGCAAGGCATGGTTGCGGGCGGCGCGCAAGCGCCCAGCCAGGCCGGCGCCGCGCTGACGGAACCCATCGCGCAGATTCAGGCGTTGCAGCCGCACCAGCAGCATCTGCTGGAAAACCTGTCGCCGCGTCAGCAGGACATCATGCGGCTCGTGCATCGCGGCTGGACCAACAAGATGATCGCGCGCGAGCTGGGCGTCGCGGAAGGCACGGTGAAGGTGCATCTGTCGGTGATTTTCCGGGCGCTCGGCGTGCACAACCGGTCGACGGCGATCGCCGTGATCAACGGCTGGCTGGAAGCCGGGAAAACCCTTTAG
- the cydB gene encoding cytochrome d ubiquinol oxidase subunit II produces MDVTVVWAAIIALGLFMYVVLDGFDLGIGIVFPFFPDEKERDLMMNTVAPVWDGNETWLVLGGAGLFAVFPAVYSTVLSALYLPLIFMLVCLIFRGVSFEIRAKANRTKHLWDLAFIGGSAGATFFQGIALGAFLQGIPVIDGAYAGDAFGWLTPFSLLTGLGLVVTYALLGCCWLVAKTEGDLQRRLHRVVWPLTIVLLGFIAMVSLWTPLQDPNIAQRWFHDGLFYRLLPVPFLVAVCAFFMYRAVRERHHNTPFALALLLVLLGYAGLLVSLWPYAIPSSMTLWEAAAPRSSQMFTLVGAAVILPIIIAYTTMGYWVFRGKVRHGDQHHYH; encoded by the coding sequence ATGGACGTAACCGTAGTGTGGGCCGCGATCATCGCGCTGGGCCTTTTCATGTATGTGGTGCTGGATGGCTTCGATCTGGGCATCGGCATCGTCTTCCCGTTCTTCCCCGATGAGAAAGAACGCGACCTGATGATGAACACCGTCGCGCCGGTATGGGACGGCAACGAAACCTGGCTGGTGCTCGGCGGCGCCGGTCTGTTCGCGGTATTTCCGGCGGTGTATTCGACCGTGCTGTCCGCGCTGTATCTGCCGCTGATCTTCATGCTCGTGTGCCTGATCTTTCGCGGCGTGTCGTTCGAGATTCGCGCCAAGGCCAATCGCACGAAGCATCTGTGGGATCTGGCGTTCATCGGCGGCTCGGCAGGTGCGACGTTCTTTCAGGGCATCGCGCTGGGCGCGTTCCTGCAAGGCATTCCCGTGATCGATGGTGCGTATGCGGGCGACGCCTTCGGCTGGCTCACGCCGTTCAGCCTGCTCACGGGTCTCGGACTCGTCGTCACGTACGCGCTGCTCGGCTGCTGCTGGCTGGTGGCGAAGACCGAAGGCGATCTGCAGCGCCGCCTGCATCGCGTGGTCTGGCCGCTGACGATCGTGCTGCTCGGCTTCATCGCGATGGTGAGCCTCTGGACGCCGCTGCAGGATCCGAATATCGCGCAACGCTGGTTCCACGACGGCCTCTTCTACCGTCTGCTGCCGGTGCCGTTCCTCGTGGCGGTCTGCGCGTTCTTCATGTATCGCGCGGTGCGTGAGCGGCATCACAACACGCCGTTCGCGCTCGCGCTGCTGCTGGTGCTGCTCGGCTACGCGGGGCTGCTGGTGAGCCTGTGGCCGTATGCGATTCCGTCGAGCATGACGCTGTGGGAAGCGGCCGCGCCGCGTTCGAGCCAGATGTTCACGCTGGTCGGCGCAGCGGTGATTCTGCCGATCATCATCGCCTATACGACGATGGGTTACTGGGTATTTCGTGGCAAGGTGCGTCATGGCGACCAACATCACTATCACTAA
- a CDS encoding alpha/beta fold hydrolase, giving the protein MSTIKTQDGTEIFYKDWGKGRPVVFSHGWPLTADAWDAQMLFLGSKGFRVIAHDRRGHGRSQQPWDGNDMDTYADDLAALIEHLDLKDATLVGHSTGGGEVAHYIGRHGTQRVAKAVLIGAVPPLMLKTESNPGGTPLEVFDGIRKGVEDDRSQFFKDLALPFYGYNRPGAKVSQGVIDSFWVQGMAGSIKGLYDCIKQFSEVDYTEDLKKIDVPTLVLHGDDDQIVPIDAAGRLTAKIVKNATLKVYPGGQHGMCTVEAPKVNADLLEFIGS; this is encoded by the coding sequence ATGAGCACGATCAAGACGCAAGACGGTACGGAAATCTTCTACAAGGACTGGGGCAAGGGCCGGCCGGTCGTCTTCTCGCATGGCTGGCCTTTGACCGCGGACGCCTGGGACGCGCAGATGCTGTTTCTGGGCAGCAAAGGTTTTCGCGTGATCGCACACGACCGGCGCGGTCACGGCCGCTCGCAACAGCCGTGGGACGGCAACGACATGGACACCTACGCCGACGATCTCGCGGCGCTGATCGAACACCTCGACCTGAAGGACGCCACGCTCGTCGGCCATTCCACGGGTGGCGGGGAAGTCGCGCATTACATCGGCCGGCATGGCACGCAGCGGGTGGCCAAGGCCGTGCTGATCGGCGCGGTGCCGCCGTTGATGCTGAAGACCGAAAGCAATCCTGGCGGCACGCCGCTCGAGGTGTTCGACGGCATCCGCAAGGGCGTGGAAGACGACCGTTCGCAGTTCTTCAAGGATCTCGCGCTGCCGTTCTACGGCTACAACCGTCCGGGTGCGAAGGTGTCGCAGGGCGTGATCGATTCGTTCTGGGTCCAGGGCATGGCCGGCTCGATCAAGGGGCTTTACGACTGCATCAAGCAGTTCTCCGAAGTCGACTACACGGAGGATCTGAAGAAGATCGACGTGCCCACCCTGGTGCTGCATGGCGACGACGACCAGATCGTGCCGATCGACGCCGCCGGCCGCCTGACCGCGAAGATCGTGAAGAACGCCACGCTCAAGGTCTATCCGGGCGGACAGCACGGCATGTGCACCGTCGAGGCACCCAAGGTGAACGCCGATCTGCTGGAGTTCATCGGATCGTAG
- a CDS encoding DUF2867 domain-containing protein, which yields MLTAHCSVQSVALPAESGVARLYQAPDLADAYAVRLPDNAIDDPESLARFVFGHQAAWVAKLMGLRDAIVARFGLKTSTQLRTRDPANAKERVDIFRIYTRSAHEIILGENDRHLDFRVSLLQQSRDTREGRSRYLILSTVVHCHNRLGRFYILAIAPFHRLVVRSSLRRAARVGWPTV from the coding sequence ATGCTCACAGCCCACTGTTCCGTGCAATCCGTCGCCCTGCCGGCTGAATCGGGCGTCGCCCGTCTATACCAGGCACCGGACCTCGCCGACGCATACGCGGTCCGCCTGCCCGACAATGCCATCGACGATCCGGAATCGCTCGCGCGCTTCGTGTTCGGGCATCAGGCAGCGTGGGTCGCGAAGCTGATGGGATTGCGCGATGCGATCGTCGCGCGTTTCGGACTGAAGACCTCGACGCAGTTGCGCACTCGCGATCCGGCGAACGCAAAGGAGCGCGTCGACATCTTCAGGATCTACACGCGTAGCGCACACGAGATCATCCTCGGCGAAAACGACCGTCATCTCGACTTCCGCGTGTCGCTACTGCAGCAAAGCCGAGACACCCGCGAAGGCCGCTCGCGCTATCTGATCCTGTCCACCGTCGTGCATTGCCACAATCGACTCGGCCGCTTCTACATCCTCGCGATCGCGCCGTTCCACCGGCTGGTGGTCCGCTCGTCGTTGCGACGAGCGGCGCGCGTCGGCTGGCCGACTGTCTGA
- a CDS encoding NAD-dependent epimerase/dehydratase family protein, which produces MKKIALSGAGGQLGSVVRAALVARGTPLRSAAGSKALVPLVEGEDVMHGDLRDPAVVDRLLEGVDVLIHFAGTSVERPLPEIIENNLRGLVEVYEGARRQGVRRIVFASSNHAIGMYPVTEHLSLDCELRPDGFYGLSKVWGEALARMYWDKHGIESVCVRIGSCLERPTEPRHLSTWFGHRDLLHFLDRCVEAENIGFLTIWGVSANTRSWWDNSGAERLGYQPAQNAEVYAEEILARPNPLDALGQRFQGGGFVGIDYSRDDAGPDGLAASATRPV; this is translated from the coding sequence ATGAAAAAGATTGCTCTGAGTGGAGCAGGCGGCCAGCTAGGCTCAGTAGTACGCGCTGCGTTGGTCGCGCGCGGCACGCCGCTGCGCTCGGCCGCGGGCTCGAAGGCCCTCGTGCCGCTCGTGGAAGGCGAGGACGTGATGCACGGCGACCTGCGCGACCCCGCGGTCGTGGACCGGCTGCTCGAAGGTGTCGACGTTCTGATCCATTTCGCGGGTACGAGCGTGGAGCGTCCGCTGCCCGAGATCATCGAAAACAATCTGCGCGGGCTGGTCGAAGTGTACGAGGGCGCGCGCCGGCAAGGCGTGCGGCGCATCGTGTTCGCCAGTTCGAATCACGCCATCGGCATGTATCCCGTTACCGAGCATCTCAGCCTCGACTGCGAACTGCGCCCGGACGGTTTTTACGGCCTGAGCAAGGTGTGGGGTGAAGCGCTGGCGAGAATGTACTGGGACAAGCACGGCATCGAGAGTGTTTGCGTGCGCATCGGCAGTTGCCTCGAGCGGCCGACCGAGCCCCGCCATCTGAGCACCTGGTTCGGTCATCGCGATCTGCTGCATTTTCTCGACCGTTGTGTTGAGGCGGAGAACATAGGCTTCCTGACCATCTGGGGCGTGTCGGCCAATACGCGCAGCTGGTGGGACAACAGCGGCGCCGAGCGTCTGGGCTATCAGCCGGCGCAAAACGCCGAGGTCTACGCCGAAGAAATTCTCGCGCGCCCGAATCCGCTCGACGCGTTGGGCCAGCGCTTCCAGGGTGGCGGCTTTGTGGGCATCGATTATTCGCGCGATGACGCCGGCCCGGACGGCCTGGCCGCTTCCGCCACGCGGCCTGTTTGA
- a CDS encoding MFS transporter produces MKIKGIRWWMVSLVAAGLIINYLARNTLSVAAPTLMKDLHITTEQYSHVVVAWQLCYAFMQPVAGYVIDTIGTKIGFAAFALAWSLACAAAAWSTGWRSLAFFRGVLGLAEAAGIPAGVKATSEWFPAKERSVAIGWFNIGSSIGALLAPPLVVWALLHGEWQLAFVIVGVAGIIWSVLWMVLYKHPRKQKLLGDAERDYILSGQEAKHSDAGAAKRSWFAMLGSRDFWAIGIPRILSEPAWQTFNAWIPLYMMTERHMNLKEVALYAWMPFLAADIGCVLGGYLSPLFHKYAKVSLFTSRKMVFVVGALCMIGPACVGLVASPYAAVALLCVGGFAHQTLSGALYAITADMFGKNEVATATGMGGMAGYLGAAAFTALFGVLVTQIGYSPLFVVLAVFDIIAAAVVCLLAKGADRTPEPRWTQASAVAK; encoded by the coding sequence ATGAAGATCAAGGGCATCCGCTGGTGGATGGTCAGCCTGGTCGCGGCCGGGCTCATCATCAATTACCTCGCGCGCAATACGCTGTCGGTAGCCGCGCCGACGTTGATGAAAGACCTCCACATCACCACGGAGCAGTATTCGCACGTGGTCGTGGCCTGGCAGCTCTGCTATGCATTCATGCAGCCGGTCGCCGGCTATGTGATCGACACCATCGGCACCAAGATCGGCTTTGCGGCGTTCGCCCTGGCATGGTCGCTGGCGTGCGCGGCGGCGGCGTGGTCGACCGGCTGGCGCAGCCTCGCGTTCTTCCGCGGTGTGCTCGGTCTTGCCGAGGCGGCCGGCATTCCGGCCGGCGTCAAGGCGACGAGCGAATGGTTCCCGGCCAAGGAGCGTTCGGTGGCGATCGGCTGGTTCAACATCGGCTCGTCGATCGGCGCGCTGCTGGCGCCGCCGCTGGTGGTCTGGGCGCTGTTGCATGGCGAGTGGCAGTTGGCCTTTGTGATCGTCGGCGTGGCCGGGATTATCTGGAGCGTGCTGTGGATGGTGCTCTACAAACATCCGCGCAAGCAGAAGCTGTTGGGCGACGCCGAGCGCGACTACATTCTCAGCGGCCAGGAAGCAAAGCACAGCGACGCCGGCGCCGCGAAGCGCAGCTGGTTCGCCATGCTCGGCAGCCGCGACTTCTGGGCAATCGGCATTCCGCGCATTCTCTCCGAACCGGCCTGGCAGACTTTCAACGCGTGGATTCCGCTGTACATGATGACCGAGCGTCACATGAATCTGAAGGAAGTCGCGTTGTATGCGTGGATGCCGTTTCTGGCCGCTGACATCGGCTGCGTGCTGGGCGGCTATCTGAGTCCGCTGTTTCACAAGTACGCCAAAGTGTCGCTCTTCACGTCGCGCAAGATGGTGTTCGTGGTCGGCGCGCTGTGCATGATCGGGCCGGCCTGCGTCGGTCTGGTGGCGAGCCCGTATGCGGCGGTGGCGCTGCTGTGCGTCGGCGGGTTTGCGCATCAGACCTTGTCGGGTGCGCTGTATGCAATTACGGCCGATATGTTCGGCAAGAATGAAGTCGCTACTGCGACTGGCATGGGCGGCATGGCGGGCTATCTGGGCGCGGCGGCGTTCACGGCGCTGTTCGGCGTGCTGGTCACGCAGATCGGCTACAGCCCGTTGTTCGTCGTGCTGGCGGTGTTCGACATTATCGCGGCGGCGGTGGTGTGCCTGCTGGCGAAAGGCGCCGACAGGACGCCCGAGCCGCGCTGGACGCAGGCGAGCGCGGTGGCCAAGTGA